The Sylvia atricapilla isolate bSylAtr1 chromosome 5, bSylAtr1.pri, whole genome shotgun sequence genome includes a window with the following:
- the IKBIP gene encoding inhibitor of nuclear factor kappa-B kinase-interacting protein isoform X1, which yields MSEIKPRKKGISSSNTSEGSQKAEKHSNYAKLSSPRTSNNHSSYWIDSRTSLGIVSLALCLVVSWFLFQLSGQFADLERKYSFFHQEAEKILDVGNKVNLISEKLESSESILREAASSISVMTEFGQEISSLHNIINDIQNNEQTLSLKIQSINEKFQNVTNSWRRSLDEINRNASGLNSEAKFIHTEVTSKINEVDQRIKSLSERVRDLEDSTARNIRTLKKQEDDEFSRVEQKLNLDAKSVEKIEEEQNSLVAKDTDLNQKLANYEPKIEEYKTHLPTIENAIHSILRLSSDLLGMEKKIEDLKTQLYAVENDMLKTASGTVAIQKALEGLQSNGSLFEVQHEIAVLETGPDLTISSKAKEVTLESFNLENDQNGDK from the exons atgtctgaaattaagccaaggaaaaaaggtatttcttcATCCAATACCAGTGAAGGTTCACAGAAGGCTGAGAAGCACAGTAATTATGCGAAGCTATCAAGTCCCAGGACCAGCAATAATCACAGTTCCTATTGGATAGACTCAAGGACAAGTTTGGGTATTGTTTCCCTTGCTCTTTGCCTGGTGGTGAGCTG GTTTCTATTCCAGCTGTCAGGTCAATTTGCTGATCTGGAAAGAAAGTACAGTTTTTTTCATcaagaagctgaaaaaatcCTGGATGTGGGAAATAAAGTAAACTTAATTTCTGAAAAG CTTGAGTCTTCTGAAAGTATCCTCCGAGAAGCTGCCTCATCCATCTCTGTGATGACTGAGTTTGGGCAGGAAATATCTTCTCTTCATAACATCATAAATGATATTCAGAACAATGAACAGACTCTCTCTCTAAAGATTCAGAGCATTAATGAGAAATTCCAAAATGTTACAAATTCCTGGAGAAGAAGCCTGGATGAAATTAACAGAAATGCTAGTGGTTTAAATTCTGAAGCAAAGTTCATACATACAGAAGTTACTTCCAAAATCAATGAAGTTGACCAAAGAATTAAATCCCTTTCAGAAAGAGTAAGAGATTTGGAAGACAGTACAGCCAGAAATATCAGAACCCTAAAAAAGCAAGAAGATGATGAATTCTCTAGAGTTGAACAGAAGTTGAACTTGGATGCAAAGTCAGTTGAAAAGATAGAAGAGGAACAGAATAGTCTGGTAGCCAAGGATACAGATCTGAATCAGAAGCTTGCAAACTATGAACCTAAAATTGAGGAGTATAAGACCCATTTGCCAACAATTGAAAATGCTATTCATTCTATTCTCAGGTTGTCAAGTGACTTGCTTGGTATGGAGAAAAAGATAGAGGATTTGAAGACACAGCTGTACGCTGTGGAAAATGACATGTTGAAAACTGCTTCTGGTACAGTGGCGATACAGAAGGCTCTTGAAGGCCTTCAGTCCAATGGCAGCTTGTTCGAAGTGCAGCATGAAATAGCTGTTCTAGAAACAGGGCCTGACTTAACAAtttcttcaaaagcaaaagaagtaaCTTTAGAAAGCTTTAACTTAGAAAATGACCAGAACGGGGATAAGTGA